One window of Carassius auratus strain Wakin chromosome 17, ASM336829v1, whole genome shotgun sequence genomic DNA carries:
- the LOC113117533 gene encoding protein NDNF-like gives MALSWYLCLAMALFFGPGTGTIHGLAPENEVTLHPTTWLSENRVTPVHLPKGRTRRLYFTLKKKADLLSVTVSPCAVPIEWSLAVRTLKDKPPKKAHWSSKKSMPEVWWRGSGREVRIYTYTGNAVDTYTGPAYTAASIYILRLKSNQQDTQVSAYLHEGPGPSGAFPELPSDPRVHTLGVGMTSVTLNWAPSSSVVVKDGHRPHHEYCVLVNHKHNYRSLCAAREGIRKEIQSVKKRQRRDKQSKEIVWASLKDWWWRQPDALENRESSTTDKFEDPGCVCRDIESVCTVSDLLPDKQYYFDVFVVDRVNGTSVAYTGTFARTHEEARPAVTSLRESQVKWVTLSGDASSLQGDQFRFKPRGWQQNGLLTLQTCNNTSKVKVTVSSKARTLTSQEVGHQLAQIWLHGAPSYLIQLQALAPASSSTIPKGDSSKSKFCLKMQASSAYHRRAVPVFPATLQIKSFNKLRTCNSVTLAWIGTEERSLYCVYRRQIPLGSKHTSTDRCIDPESRPANERVLCKYFQELNPRRAVTTAVIGELEPGMLYVFDVYLMRRWGLPIKYHSKTVRTRSEC, from the exons ATGGCTCTCTCCTGGTATCTCTGCCTGGCCATGGCCCTATTTTTTGGTCCCGGTACCGGCACTATCCATGGCCTGGCACCTGAAAATGAAGTGACATTACACCCCACAACATGGCTGAGTGAAAACAGGGTCACACCAGTACATCTGCCTAAAGGACGCACTCGCAG ACTGTATTTCACGCTAAAGAAGAAAGCCGATTTGCTGTCCGTTACCGTGAGCCCCTGTGCAGTGCCTATCGAATGGAGCTTGGCTGTTCGGACCCTGAAGGATAAACCGCCTAAGAAAGCACACT GGAGCTCAAAGAAGAGCATGCCAGAGGTTTGGTGGAGAGGTTCTGGAAGAGAGGTTAGGATTTACACCTACACCGGCAATGCTGTTGACACCTACACCGGTCCTGCCTACACTGCGGCGTCCATCTACATCCTGCGGCTGAAATCAAACCAACAGGACACGCAGGTGTCGGCGTACCTCCACGAAGGTCCTGGTCCCTCGGGGGCTTTCCCCGAGCTGCCGTCGGACCCCAGAGTGCACACGCTTGGGGTAGGCATGACCAGTGTCACCTTAAACTGGGCTCCGAGTTCCTCCGTTGTTGTTAAAGATGGTCACCGGCCACATCACGAATATTGCGTCTTAGTCAACCACAAACACAACTATAGAAGTCTTTGCGCTGCTCGTGAGGGAATCCGAAAGGAGATACAAAGTGTGAAGAAGAGACAGAGGAGAGACAAACAAAGCAAGGAGATTGTGTGGGCATCACTTAAAGACTGGTGGTGGCGGCAGCCGGATGCCCTCGAGAATCGTGAATCTTCCACGACTGACAAGTTTGAGGACCCTGGATGTGTGTGCAGGGACATCGAAAGCGTGTGCACGGTTTCAGACCTGCTTCCGGATAAGCAGTACTATTTTGACGTCTTCGTAGTGGACAGGGTTAACGGCACGAGTGTGGCCTACACTGGCACTTTCGCCCGCACGCACGAGGAGGCTCGTCCTGCTGTCACATCCTTACGGGAAAGCCAGGTCAAATGGGTCACCCTGAGCGGGGACGCAAGCAGTCTCCAGGGGGATCAGTTCCGATTTAAACCCCGTGGGTGGCAGCAAAATGGCCTCCTTACCTTGCAGACCTGCAACAACACTAGTAAAGTCAAGGTCACCGTCTCCAGTAAAGCAAGGACTTTGACGTCTCAAGAGGTGGGACATCAGCTTGCTCAGATATGGTTGCACGGTGCCCCGTCATACCTCATCCAGCTCCAGGCCTTGGCTCCAGCTTCCTCATCGACGATCCCTAAAGGCGATTCCAGCAAGTCCAAGTTCTGTCTCAAAATGCAAGCGTCATCAGCGTACCACCGCCGAGCCGTGCCCGTATTTCCCGCCACACTACAGATTAAGTCTTTCAACAAGTTGAGGACATGCAACTCTGTCACTCTGGCCTGGATTGGGACCGAAGAGCGGAGTCTCTATTGCGTTTATCGGAGGCAGATCCCACTTGGCAGCAAGCACACCTCGACGGACCGTTGCATCGACCCAGAATCCCGTCCAGCAAACGAGAGAGTCCTCTGTAAGTATTTCCAGGAGTTGAACCCACGTCGGGCGGTCACGACAGCGGTGATCGGTGAACTGGAACCGGGGATGCTATATGTGTTCGACGTTTATCTTATGAGACGCTGGGGACTTCCAATTAAGTACCACAGCAAGACTGTGAGAACCAGAAGTGAATGCTGA